In the genome of Myroides phaeus, one region contains:
- the pckA gene encoding phosphoenolpyruvate carboxykinase (ATP), which yields MDNSESISLEKYGIKDVVEVIYNPSYDVLYNEETNPNLTGYDKGVVTELGAVNVMTGEFTGRSPKDKYIVKDSVTENTIWWNSPESPNDNKPIDNKTWDALKANTVKQLSGKKLYVVDAFCGANENTRLKVRFIMEVAWQAHFVTNMFIRPTKEELANFGEPDFVVMNGSKTTFKEYKDFGLNSEVYVAFNLTEKVQVIGGTWYGGEMKKGMFAMMNYYLPLKGMAAMHCSANKGQDGDVAVFFGLSGTGKTTLSTDPKRELIGDDEHGWDDEGVFNFEGGCYAKTINLSQENEPDIFGAIRRDALLENVTVDANGKIDFNDGSVTQNTRVSYPIDHIDNIVKPVSKAGHATKVIFLTADAFGVMPPVSKLTPEQTKYYFLSGFTAKLAGTERGVTKPEPTFSACFGKAFLSLHPTQYGEELVKKMEEHNATAYMVNTGWNGTGKRISIKDTRAIIDRILDGSIEKAETTIVPIYNFAVPTALEEVDTNILDPRNTYEDASEWEEKAKDLAALFVKNFELYSNNAEGKALVAAGPQL from the coding sequence ATGGATAATTCTGAATCAATTTCACTGGAAAAATATGGTATTAAAGATGTTGTAGAAGTAATTTATAATCCTTCTTACGACGTTTTATATAATGAAGAAACAAACCCAAATCTTACAGGGTATGACAAAGGTGTAGTGACTGAACTTGGTGCTGTTAATGTAATGACAGGTGAGTTTACAGGACGTTCTCCTAAAGACAAGTACATTGTTAAAGATTCAGTAACAGAAAACACAATTTGGTGGAATTCTCCTGAGTCTCCAAATGACAACAAGCCAATTGACAACAAAACATGGGATGCATTAAAAGCTAACACTGTAAAACAATTATCTGGAAAGAAATTGTATGTAGTTGATGCTTTTTGTGGTGCTAACGAAAACACTCGTTTAAAAGTTAGATTTATTATGGAAGTGGCTTGGCAAGCTCATTTCGTTACGAATATGTTTATTCGTCCAACGAAAGAAGAGTTAGCTAACTTTGGTGAGCCTGACTTCGTAGTAATGAACGGATCAAAAACTACTTTCAAAGAGTACAAAGATTTTGGATTAAACTCTGAAGTTTATGTTGCATTTAATTTGACTGAGAAAGTACAAGTTATTGGTGGTACTTGGTACGGTGGAGAGATGAAAAAAGGAATGTTCGCAATGATGAACTACTACTTGCCTTTAAAAGGAATGGCTGCTATGCACTGTTCAGCTAATAAAGGACAAGATGGTGATGTTGCTGTTTTCTTTGGTCTTTCTGGTACAGGTAAAACAACTTTATCTACTGACCCAAAACGTGAATTAATCGGTGATGATGAGCACGGATGGGATGATGAAGGTGTATTCAACTTCGAAGGTGGATGTTATGCAAAAACAATTAACTTAAGCCAAGAGAATGAACCAGATATTTTTGGTGCTATTCGTCGTGATGCTTTGTTAGAGAACGTTACTGTTGATGCTAACGGAAAAATTGACTTTAATGACGGTTCTGTTACACAAAATACACGTGTATCTTACCCAATTGATCATATTGATAACATTGTTAAGCCTGTTTCTAAAGCAGGACATGCAACTAAAGTTATCTTTTTAACTGCTGATGCTTTTGGTGTAATGCCTCCAGTGTCTAAGTTAACTCCAGAACAAACTAAATACTACTTCTTATCAGGATTTACTGCTAAGTTAGCAGGTACTGAGCGTGGAGTTACTAAACCAGAGCCTACATTCTCTGCTTGTTTCGGTAAAGCTTTCTTATCTCTACACCCAACGCAATATGGTGAAGAATTAGTTAAGAAAATGGAGGAGCACAATGCTACTGCATATATGGTAAACACAGGATGGAATGGTACTGGAAAACGTATTTCTATTAAAGATACAAGAGCAATTATCGATCGTATCTTAGATGGTTCTATCGAGAAAGCTGAAACTACAATTGTTCCTATTTACAACTTTGCTGTTCCAACAGCTTTAGAAGAAGTAGATACTAACATTTTAGATCCACGTAATACTTATGAGGATGCTTCTGAATGGGAAGAAAAAGCTAAAGATTTAGCTGCATTATTTGTTAAGAACTTCGAATTGTATTCAAACAATGCAGAAGGAAAAGCATTAGTTGCTGCTGGTCCACAGTTATAA
- a CDS encoding DUF423 domain-containing protein — protein MGRKVIAIAAFIGAIGIILGAFGAHGLRKVVTETQVATFEVGVRYQMYHAIFLLFIGLCSFISDKAKKTAMYLVLLGILFFSGSIYLLTFKDLISIDLRVIGPITPIGGVLFIAAWIYIGIQVLKSKDAIK, from the coding sequence ATGGGACGTAAAGTTATTGCTATAGCTGCCTTTATAGGAGCTATAGGTATCATTTTAGGAGCGTTTGGAGCTCATGGATTACGAAAAGTGGTTACAGAAACGCAGGTTGCTACCTTTGAAGTGGGTGTGCGCTACCAAATGTATCACGCAATATTCTTACTTTTTATAGGACTATGTAGTTTTATTTCAGACAAGGCTAAAAAAACAGCTATGTACTTGGTTTTGTTGGGGATATTGTTTTTCTCAGGTTCTATCTATCTACTTACCTTTAAAGACTTGATTTCTATTGACTTAAGAGTAATCGGTCCAATAACACCTATCGGCGGAGTTTTATTTATAGCAGCTTGGATATATATTGGTATTCAGGTACTTAAATCGAAAGATGCTATTAAATAA
- a CDS encoding NAD-dependent epimerase/dehydratase family protein yields the protein MILITGATGLVGTHLLLHLLQTEGAVRAIYRNEDSIKKTKSFFSLKKADHLFLKIEWVKADITDIPALEEAFQNIEYVYHCAALVSFDPRDEKNLRKTNIEGTANLVNLSIDFKIKKFCFVSSIAALGETLKKDNIITEKTDWNPELYHSDYAITKYGAEMEVWRGTQEGLNVVIVNPGIIFGVGFNNEGSNEFFHKVSKDFPFYTKGMAAVVSATDVVKAMTLLMQCDIVNERFTLVSDNISYQDLINDIADLMGKKRPTINATATHCNLAWRLDYFVSMVTRKKRSFTRSIAQASHSKYIYDNSKVIQAISFQFEPIQIYLSEVSAYHLQKSNDPSSL from the coding sequence ATGATACTAATAACAGGAGCAACAGGTTTAGTCGGTACGCATTTATTGCTACATCTTCTTCAAACAGAAGGTGCGGTTCGCGCTATTTATAGAAATGAGGATAGTATTAAAAAAACGAAATCTTTTTTCTCTTTAAAAAAGGCAGACCACTTATTTCTAAAAATAGAATGGGTAAAAGCTGATATTACAGATATTCCAGCTTTAGAAGAGGCTTTTCAAAATATTGAGTATGTATATCACTGTGCTGCGCTTGTTTCTTTTGACCCAAGGGATGAAAAAAACCTGCGTAAGACGAATATTGAAGGCACAGCAAACTTAGTAAACCTATCGATTGACTTTAAAATTAAGAAATTCTGCTTTGTTAGTTCTATCGCTGCATTGGGAGAGACCTTAAAAAAAGACAATATCATTACAGAAAAAACAGATTGGAATCCTGAACTTTATCACAGTGACTATGCTATTACAAAGTATGGGGCTGAAATGGAGGTTTGGCGTGGTACACAAGAAGGTTTAAATGTAGTAATCGTTAACCCAGGTATAATCTTTGGTGTTGGCTTTAATAACGAAGGAAGCAACGAATTCTTTCACAAGGTTTCTAAAGATTTCCCTTTTTATACGAAGGGAATGGCTGCTGTAGTTAGTGCAACTGATGTAGTAAAAGCAATGACGTTATTAATGCAATGTGATATTGTAAACGAGCGATTTACATTGGTTTCAGATAATATCAGTTACCAAGATCTTATCAATGATATTGCGGACTTAATGGGAAAGAAAAGACCAACTATTAATGCTACAGCTACACATTGTAATTTAGCTTGGAGATTGGATTACTTTGTTTCTATGGTAACCCGAAAAAAAAGAAGCTTTACACGATCAATCGCGCAAGCTTCTCATTCTAAATATATTTATGATAACTCAAAAGTAATTCAAGCTATTTCATTTCAGTTTGAACCTATTCAAATTTATTTGTCTGAAGTATCTGCATATCACCTTCAGAAATCAAACGATCCTTCTTCTCTTTAA
- a CDS encoding ABC transporter ATP-binding protein, with amino-acid sequence MDNVTPILSVSNLQIDFLKEKVWNTIIKGSTFDIMPNEILGVVGESGSGKSVTSLALMGLLPKENSRISKGDIFYKNQNITHLSDSEFRSLRGKEIAMIFQEPMSALNPSITCGEQVSEILVEHTDLRGSELKKEVVSLFEKVKLPYPKEVYNKYPHQISGGQKQRVMIAMAIACKPSLLIADEPTTALDVTVQNEIISLLKELQQETQMSILFISHDLNLVSAISDRLLVMYKGDIVEQGGSSEVFNQPKELYTKALVASRPSMDERLKRLPTIQDFLDNKVVNDVISDEERQQMHQQLYSGEPLLRVRNIYKDYITAGSLFKKGVFHALKDINFDIYEGETLGLVGESGCGKSTLGNVILQLDKATKGEIFYKGKDIAKLSSSEFRALRKDIQIIFQDPYSSLNPRKTVGEAILEPMVVHKLYASDKERKAKVIDILERVGLDESVYDRYPHEFSGGQRQRIGIARTVAVQPKLIICDESVSALDISVQAQVLNLLNELKENFGFTYIFISHDLAVVKYMSDNILVMNKGEIEEIAEADVLYRSPKKDYTKKLIQAIPK; translated from the coding sequence ATGGACAATGTAACCCCTATTTTATCTGTAAGTAATTTACAAATCGATTTCTTAAAGGAAAAAGTATGGAATACCATTATTAAGGGTAGTACTTTTGATATAATGCCTAATGAAATATTGGGTGTAGTAGGAGAGTCAGGATCTGGTAAATCCGTTACTTCATTAGCCTTAATGGGCTTATTACCAAAAGAAAATTCTCGCATTTCTAAAGGAGATATTTTTTATAAAAACCAAAATATTACTCATTTATCGGATAGTGAATTTCGCTCTTTAAGAGGAAAGGAAATTGCTATGATATTTCAAGAGCCGATGAGTGCTCTAAATCCTTCTATTACTTGTGGTGAACAAGTGTCTGAAATTTTAGTAGAACACACAGATTTACGTGGTTCTGAACTTAAGAAAGAGGTGGTTAGTTTATTTGAAAAAGTAAAATTGCCTTATCCTAAAGAAGTTTATAACAAATATCCTCATCAAATATCAGGTGGTCAAAAGCAACGTGTTATGATTGCTATGGCTATTGCTTGTAAGCCTTCTTTGCTTATAGCAGATGAGCCAACTACTGCGTTAGATGTTACTGTTCAGAATGAAATTATTAGTTTATTGAAGGAATTGCAACAAGAAACACAGATGAGTATTTTGTTTATTTCTCACGATTTGAATCTTGTTTCTGCAATTAGTGATCGTTTATTAGTGATGTATAAAGGGGATATTGTTGAACAAGGAGGGTCTTCTGAAGTCTTCAATCAACCAAAAGAATTATATACTAAGGCGTTGGTAGCTTCTCGTCCTTCTATGGATGAACGATTAAAGAGGTTGCCTACTATTCAGGATTTTTTAGATAATAAGGTTGTTAATGATGTTATTTCTGATGAAGAAAGACAGCAAATGCATCAACAGCTGTACAGTGGTGAGCCATTGTTGCGCGTAAGGAATATCTATAAAGATTACATTACAGCAGGTAGCTTATTTAAGAAAGGAGTTTTTCACGCTTTAAAAGACATCAATTTTGATATTTATGAAGGAGAAACGCTTGGTTTGGTAGGAGAAAGTGGCTGTGGGAAATCGACTCTTGGAAACGTGATTTTGCAGTTAGATAAAGCTACAAAAGGAGAAATATTCTACAAAGGAAAAGATATTGCTAAATTGAGTAGTAGCGAGTTTCGTGCACTTAGAAAAGATATTCAAATTATTTTTCAAGATCCGTATTCTTCATTAAATCCCCGTAAAACAGTGGGAGAGGCTATTTTAGAGCCAATGGTTGTTCATAAGTTATACGCTTCTGATAAAGAGAGAAAAGCGAAAGTGATTGATATTTTGGAACGAGTAGGGTTAGATGAAAGTGTGTATGATAGATATCCTCACGAATTTTCAGGAGGACAAAGACAGCGTATCGGTATTGCAAGAACAGTTGCCGTACAACCAAAGTTAATCATCTGTGACGAGTCTGTATCTGCATTGGATATTTCTGTTCAAGCACAAGTGTTGAATTTGTTGAATGAACTGAAAGAAAACTTTGGATTTACATATATATTCATTTCTCACGATTTAGCTGTTGTTAAATATATGTCGGACAATATTCTTGTAATGAATAAAGGGGAGATAGAAGAAATTGCTGAAGCAGATGTCTTGTATCGTTCCCCTAAAAAAGATTATACTAAAAAGTTAATTCAAGCTATTCCGAAATAG
- a CDS encoding dihydroorotase — MTHYLITNGKIVNEGQIFNADILIKDGVIAKIGSSIEVSNDVQVIDAKGSYVIPGMIDDQVHFREPGLTHKGDIESESRAAIAGGITSFIEQPNTVPNAVTQEILEDKYQIASTKSFANYSFMMGGTNDNLEEVLKTNPRNVAGIKLFLGSSTGNMLVDNQDVLEKIFSSTSMLIAVHAEDEGTIQRNLAQYKEQYGDDIPVKYHPIIRSEEACYISSSKAIELAKKTGARLHVFHVSTAKETELFRNDIPLKDKKITAEVCVHHLWFTDKDYDKKGNFIKWNPAVKTEQDKEGLWKALNDGRIDVIATDHAPHTLEEKSKAYTSAPSGGPLVQHALVSLFEAHKQGRLSIETIVEKTAHNPAILFQVEKRGFIKEGYHADIAIVDTEQSWEVSKENILYKCGWSPFEGEQFSSKITHTFVNGFLAYENGQVKEEHKGQRLLFVR, encoded by the coding sequence ATGACACACTATTTAATTACCAACGGAAAAATTGTTAATGAAGGTCAGATTTTTAATGCTGATATTTTAATTAAAGATGGGGTAATTGCTAAAATTGGTTCTTCTATCGAGGTATCTAATGATGTTCAAGTTATTGATGCTAAAGGAAGTTATGTAATTCCTGGTATGATTGATGACCAAGTTCACTTTAGAGAACCTGGGTTAACGCATAAAGGTGATATCGAGTCTGAATCTCGTGCTGCTATTGCAGGGGGAATTACTTCTTTTATTGAACAACCAAATACAGTTCCTAATGCTGTTACGCAAGAAATTTTAGAGGATAAATATCAAATAGCATCAACAAAGTCATTTGCTAACTACTCTTTTATGATGGGGGGAACAAATGATAACTTAGAAGAAGTTTTAAAAACAAACCCAAGAAATGTTGCTGGGATTAAATTGTTTTTAGGGTCTTCTACTGGGAATATGTTAGTTGATAACCAAGATGTTTTAGAGAAAATCTTTTCAAGTACATCAATGCTTATCGCTGTTCACGCGGAAGATGAAGGAACTATTCAAAGAAATTTAGCACAATACAAAGAGCAATATGGTGATGATATTCCGGTTAAGTATCACCCAATTATTAGAAGTGAAGAGGCTTGTTACATTTCGTCTTCTAAAGCAATTGAGTTGGCTAAGAAAACTGGAGCAAGGTTACACGTATTTCACGTATCTACTGCTAAAGAGACTGAATTGTTTAGAAATGACATTCCTTTAAAAGATAAAAAGATCACTGCAGAGGTTTGTGTTCACCACCTTTGGTTTACAGATAAAGATTACGATAAAAAAGGTAACTTTATTAAGTGGAACCCTGCTGTAAAAACAGAGCAAGATAAAGAAGGTTTATGGAAAGCATTGAATGATGGACGTATTGATGTGATTGCTACTGACCACGCTCCTCATACACTTGAAGAAAAAAGTAAAGCATATACTTCTGCTCCGTCAGGAGGACCATTAGTTCAACACGCTTTGGTTTCTTTGTTTGAAGCTCATAAACAAGGTAGATTGTCAATTGAAACAATTGTAGAGAAAACAGCACATAATCCTGCTATATTATTCCAAGTTGAAAAAAGAGGGTTTATTAAAGAAGGTTATCACGCAGATATCGCTATTGTTGATACAGAGCAATCTTGGGAAGTAAGTAAAGAAAATATTTTATATAAATGTGGATGGTCTCCATTTGAAGGAGAACAATTTAGTTCTAAAATCACACATACATTTGTCAATGGGTTTTTAGCTTACGAAAACGGACAAGTGAAAGAAGAGCATAAAGGACAACGTTTATTGTTTGTTAGATAA
- a CDS encoding saccharopine dehydrogenase family protein, with product MTKEILIIGAGRSSSSLIKYLLEKSTIENLHLTIGDLSLELAKQKAMDHPNATPIQFDLFNEQERQALVNKADIVISMLPAALHIELAKDCIKFKKHMVTASYISEAMQELDQQAKENNLVFMNEVGLDPGIDHMSAMKIIHEIKNQGGKILSFESFCGGLIAPESDNNLWNYKFTWNPRNVVLAGQGGAAKFLQEGQYKYIPYNKVFRRTEFLNIEGYGKFEAYANRDSLKYQQAYGLDDAKTIFRGTIRRVGYSRAWNLFVELGVTDDTYKVDNSENMTYREFINLYLPYHPTDTVETKLRLALGIDQDDIVWEKLLELDLFNATKKIGLKNASPAQILEKILNDSWTLDEQDKDMIVMYHKIGYLLGNEKKQIDSTMICIGDNQVYTAMAKTVGLPVAIAALKILKGIINTPGVQMPIKEEVYLPILEELQENGIIFNEYEVPYEGY from the coding sequence ATGACTAAAGAAATTCTAATTATTGGAGCTGGTAGATCGAGTTCCTCTTTAATTAAGTATTTACTTGAAAAATCAACAATAGAAAACCTCCACTTAACCATTGGAGACCTATCGTTAGAATTGGCAAAACAAAAAGCTATGGACCACCCTAATGCAACGCCTATTCAATTTGATTTATTCAACGAACAAGAAAGACAAGCTCTTGTTAATAAAGCAGACATTGTCATTTCAATGCTTCCTGCTGCTTTACACATTGAACTTGCAAAAGACTGTATCAAGTTTAAAAAACACATGGTTACTGCTTCGTATATAAGTGAAGCAATGCAAGAATTAGATCAACAAGCAAAAGAAAACAACCTTGTTTTTATGAATGAAGTTGGTCTTGATCCAGGTATTGACCATATGAGTGCTATGAAAATTATCCACGAAATAAAGAATCAAGGAGGTAAAATACTTTCTTTTGAGTCGTTTTGTGGAGGACTTATCGCTCCTGAATCTGACAATAACCTGTGGAATTACAAATTTACATGGAATCCAAGAAATGTTGTCTTAGCCGGACAAGGTGGTGCAGCGAAATTCCTACAAGAAGGACAATACAAATACATCCCTTACAATAAAGTATTCAGAAGAACAGAATTTCTAAACATTGAAGGATACGGCAAATTTGAAGCTTATGCCAATCGAGATTCCTTAAAATACCAACAAGCGTATGGACTTGATGATGCTAAAACAATTTTTAGAGGTACGATTAGAAGAGTTGGCTACTCGCGTGCTTGGAATCTTTTTGTAGAGCTTGGAGTTACTGATGACACATACAAAGTTGATAATTCGGAGAATATGACTTACCGTGAGTTTATCAATCTTTATTTACCATACCACCCAACAGATACAGTTGAAACCAAATTACGCCTTGCTTTAGGTATTGACCAAGATGATATTGTTTGGGAAAAACTCTTAGAACTTGATCTTTTCAACGCTACTAAAAAAATTGGTTTAAAAAATGCTTCACCTGCTCAAATTTTAGAGAAAATCCTAAACGACTCGTGGACTTTAGATGAACAAGATAAAGATATGATTGTTATGTATCATAAAATCGGTTATTTACTTGGTAATGAAAAGAAACAGATTGACTCTACAATGATCTGTATCGGCGATAACCAAGTTTATACTGCAATGGCAAAAACCGTAGGATTACCTGTAGCCATCGCTGCTTTAAAAATTTTAAAAGGAATTATAAATACCCCAGGAGTACAAATGCCAATCAAAGAAGAGGTTTACCTTCCAATCTTAGAAGAGTTACAAGAAAATGGTATTATATTCAACGAATACGAAGTACCTTACGAAGGTTATTAA
- a CDS encoding DUF4271 domain-containing protein, producing the protein MENIILLDRIIPNKDWATALFFIGFSIIAFNKTIFGVRFAEFTRLAVSDKYLKIYKDNTNLRNSFTLSFLLVQLLSVTFFIQIVLKSFEVIPFYTFTSFLQILNFTATFIIGKYLIDKIISITFGIEEFADALNLQKATYRNYIGMLLLGVDVLLFYNNISNKIIIATILFALIATNTLLYIVFIKNNQKSILNKLFYFILYLCTLEIAPYFLLYFWFKNMGAI; encoded by the coding sequence ATGGAGAATATAATTTTATTAGACCGCATAATTCCAAATAAAGATTGGGCTACAGCTTTATTCTTTATAGGGTTTTCTATTATTGCATTTAATAAAACAATCTTCGGTGTACGTTTTGCTGAATTTACAAGACTTGCCGTATCAGATAAATATTTAAAAATATACAAAGACAATACTAACTTACGAAATAGTTTTACACTGTCTTTTTTATTAGTACAACTATTATCTGTAACCTTCTTTATTCAAATAGTATTAAAATCATTTGAAGTAATTCCCTTTTACACATTTACTTCCTTTTTACAAATTCTAAACTTTACTGCAACTTTTATTATAGGAAAATATCTAATTGATAAAATCATTTCTATAACATTTGGCATAGAAGAATTTGCAGATGCATTAAACCTCCAAAAAGCAACTTATAGAAACTATATTGGAATGTTACTCTTGGGAGTTGATGTTTTACTTTTCTATAACAATATTAGCAATAAGATTATTATTGCAACTATTCTTTTTGCATTAATAGCAACAAATACCCTTTTATACATAGTTTTTATAAAAAACAATCAAAAATCAATATTAAATAAGTTGTTCTATTTTATTTTGTATCTTTGCACCCTTGAAATAGCCCCTTATTTTTTATTGTATTTCTGGTTTAAAAATATGGGAGCAATATAA
- a CDS encoding DUF4296 domain-containing protein, producing the protein MNKFLVILAALVLGSCSNEAKKPTPFIEEQKMEDILFDMSLLYSIESVSAYSREDSMPQLNMNSILKKYDIDSLTFVENNKYYIELKEGVYHNMQENINRKLEALKVETDSLIAKEEEEKDKEDDIIRKQLEEKLNEKKSSELKEKKDRLISEGDMQILQTNKFE; encoded by the coding sequence ATGAATAAGTTTTTAGTAATATTAGCAGCATTAGTTTTGGGTTCGTGTAGTAACGAAGCAAAGAAACCAACCCCTTTTATTGAAGAACAGAAAATGGAGGATATTCTATTTGATATGTCTTTATTGTATTCTATTGAAAGTGTAAGTGCTTATTCAAGAGAAGATAGTATGCCTCAATTGAATATGAATTCTATATTGAAAAAATATGATATTGATAGCCTAACTTTTGTTGAAAACAATAAGTATTACATCGAATTGAAAGAAGGTGTTTATCACAATATGCAAGAGAATATTAATAGAAAACTTGAAGCTTTAAAAGTAGAAACAGACTCATTAATTGCAAAAGAAGAAGAGGAAAAAGATAAAGAGGATGACATTATCAGAAAGCAATTAGAAGAAAAATTAAACGAGAAAAAGTCTTCTGAACTTAAAGAGAAGAAGGATCGTTTGATTTCTGAAGGTGATATGCAGATACTTCAGACAAATAAATTTGAATAG
- a CDS encoding uroporphyrinogen-III synthase, with protein MKVKTILVSQPEPKVENSPYFELEQKYKVKIDFRPFIHVEGVSAKEVRHQKIDLANFTAIILTSKNSVDHFFRVAEEMRFKIPETLKYFCQSEAVAYYLQKYVVYRKRKIYVGQKDFTELAPLIKKYKDEKFLLPASDQLNSDVPATLNELKVNWTPGTFYRTVMSDLSDLADVKYDVLAFFSPTGIKSLFKNFPDFTQDNTRIAVFGTSTQKEALDNDLRVDIMAPAPETPSMTMALEKYIQKVNK; from the coding sequence ATGAAAGTGAAAACAATTTTGGTTTCTCAACCAGAGCCTAAAGTAGAAAACTCACCTTACTTTGAATTAGAACAAAAATACAAGGTAAAAATTGACTTTAGACCCTTCATCCACGTGGAAGGTGTTTCAGCCAAAGAGGTAAGACACCAAAAAATTGATCTAGCCAATTTTACCGCGATTATTTTAACAAGTAAAAATTCTGTAGATCACTTCTTTCGGGTTGCTGAAGAAATGCGTTTCAAAATACCTGAAACACTTAAGTATTTTTGTCAATCAGAAGCAGTAGCATATTACTTACAAAAGTATGTTGTTTACCGCAAAAGAAAGATTTATGTAGGTCAAAAAGATTTTACTGAATTAGCACCATTGATCAAAAAGTATAAAGATGAAAAATTCTTATTACCTGCATCTGATCAATTAAACAGTGATGTACCAGCTACATTAAATGAACTAAAAGTAAATTGGACACCAGGAACTTTTTACAGAACAGTAATGAGTGATCTGTCTGATTTAGCTGATGTTAAATACGATGTATTAGCATTCTTTAGTCCAACAGGAATTAAATCTTTATTCAAGAACTTCCCGGACTTTACACAAGATAATACTCGTATTGCTGTATTTGGAACTTCTACTCAGAAAGAAGCTCTTGATAACGACTTAAGAGTTGATATCATGGCTCCTGCACCTGAGACTCCATCTATGACAATGGCTCTTGAAAAGTATATTCAAAAAGTGAATAAATAA
- a CDS encoding polyprenol monophosphomannose synthase, with the protein MESGLVIIPTYNEIENIELIIDAVMAQPQQFHILIVDDNSPDGTADAVLKLQNKYANRLFLEKREGKNGLGTAYVHGFRWALNREYQYIFEMDADFSHNPNDLGKLLEACKLNQGLSIGSRYVTGVNVVNWPLNRVLLSYGASIYVRMITGMNIKDTTAGFVCFSRQVLESFDFNQIRFVGYAFQIEMKYRTFVKNFPITEVPIIFTDRTRGESKMSGGIIKEAIFGVINLRLRKLLNTL; encoded by the coding sequence ATGGAATCAGGATTAGTCATTATACCTACGTATAATGAAATTGAAAATATTGAGTTGATTATTGATGCTGTAATGGCTCAGCCTCAGCAATTTCATATTCTGATTGTAGATGATAACTCACCGGATGGTACGGCTGACGCTGTGCTTAAACTACAAAATAAATACGCGAACCGTCTATTTCTTGAAAAGAGAGAGGGAAAGAATGGGTTGGGGACTGCTTATGTACACGGATTTCGTTGGGCTCTAAATAGAGAATACCAATATATTTTTGAGATGGATGCAGACTTTTCTCATAACCCAAATGATTTAGGAAAGCTTTTAGAGGCTTGTAAACTTAATCAGGGACTCTCAATTGGTTCTCGCTATGTTACGGGAGTAAATGTGGTTAATTGGCCTTTAAACCGCGTATTGTTATCTTATGGTGCTTCTATTTATGTTAGAATGATAACAGGAATGAATATTAAAGATACAACTGCTGGTTTTGTTTGTTTCTCTCGTCAAGTTCTTGAAAGTTTTGATTTTAATCAAATACGCTTTGTAGGATATGCTTTTCAGATTGAAATGAAATATAGAACTTTCGTTAAAAACTTCCCGATAACTGAAGTACCAATCATTTTTACTGACCGTACAAGAGGTGAGTCAAAAATGTCTGGGGGAATTATAAAGGAAGCTATTTTTGGCGTTATTAATCTACGATTACGCAAATTACTAAACACACTATAA